In Paracoccus methylovorus, a genomic segment contains:
- a CDS encoding glutathione S-transferase C-terminal domain-containing protein gives MTALSQFPITRRWPPRRPEVIQLYTLNTPNGIKTSIMLEECGLDYDAHRISIGDPEDQFTPEFLSLNPNNKIPAMLDPNGPGGEPMGLFETGAMLIYLGDKTGKFLPAEGAARYHTIQWLMWQMGGVGPMFGQVGYFHRYKGSEIEDPRPRTRYYNEARRLLGVLDRQLEGRDWITGEYSIADMAVGPWLRTVRVNYEAEAETGMDGFANVQAYLDRFLARPAVQRGIEVGAA, from the coding sequence ATGACGGCACTTTCCCAATTCCCGATCACGCGGCGCTGGCCGCCTCGGCGCCCCGAAGTCATCCAGCTTTACACCCTGAACACGCCCAACGGCATCAAGACCTCGATCATGCTTGAGGAATGCGGACTGGATTACGACGCCCACCGCATCAGCATCGGCGACCCCGAAGACCAGTTCACCCCCGAGTTCTTGTCGCTGAACCCCAACAACAAGATCCCGGCGATGCTCGACCCGAACGGGCCGGGGGGCGAGCCCATGGGCCTGTTCGAAACCGGCGCCATGCTGATCTATCTTGGCGACAAGACTGGTAAGTTCCTGCCGGCCGAGGGCGCGGCGCGCTATCACACCATACAGTGGCTGATGTGGCAGATGGGAGGTGTCGGGCCAATGTTCGGCCAGGTCGGTTATTTCCACCGCTACAAGGGCAGCGAGATCGAGGATCCCCGTCCCCGCACCCGCTATTACAACGAGGCGCGGCGGCTGCTGGGTGTGCTTGACCGCCAGCTTGAGGGGCGCGACTGGATCACCGGCGAATATTCCATCGCCGATATGGCGGTCGGTCCCTGGCTGCGCACGGTGCGGGTGAATTATGAGGCCGAGGCGGAAACCGGCATGGACGGGTTTGCCAATGTGCAGGCCTATCTTGACCGTTTCCTCGCCCGCCCTGCCGTGCAGCGCGGCATCGAGGTCGGCGCGGCATAA
- the rpsU gene encoding 30S ribosomal protein S21, with translation MQVSVRDNNVEQALRALKKKLQREGVFREMKLKQHFEKPSVKKAREKAEAVRRARKLARKKAQREGAL, from the coding sequence ATGCAGGTAAGTGTTCGCGACAACAACGTCGAACAGGCGCTTCGTGCTCTGAAGAAAAAACTTCAGCGCGAGGGGGTGTTCCGTGAAATGAAGCTCAAGCAGCATTTCGAGAAGCCCTCGGTCAAGAAGGCCCGTGAAAAGGCCGAAGCCGTCCGCCGCGCCCGCAAGCTGGCGCGCAAGAAAGCGCAACGCGAAGGCGCGCTGTAA
- a CDS encoding DUF1013 domain-containing protein: MNKPLMAKATAVWLVDNTTLSFKQIADFCGMHELEVQGIADGDVAVGVKGFDPVASNQLDASEIEKGQKDPRYKLRLKHNPAAEGEEKRRGPRYTPLSKRQDRPAAILWLVKFHPELADSQISKLVGTTKPTIASIRDRTHWNIQNIQPIDPVALGLCRQSELDTAVQKAAKRKAAEGGAMTDDERRKLLSTETSLAMSDEPRLPSSIAGLENFSLSRDEDKPEPEEKLDADSFFNLPDADDDDDEEGR; this comes from the coding sequence ATGAACAAGCCGCTGATGGCCAAGGCCACCGCCGTCTGGCTGGTCGATAACACGACACTGAGCTTCAAGCAGATCGCCGATTTTTGTGGCATGCACGAGCTTGAGGTCCAAGGCATCGCCGACGGCGACGTGGCGGTCGGCGTCAAGGGATTCGACCCCGTTGCCTCGAACCAACTTGATGCGTCCGAGATCGAGAAGGGTCAGAAGGATCCGCGTTACAAGCTGAGACTGAAGCACAATCCCGCTGCCGAGGGCGAGGAGAAGCGCCGCGGCCCGCGTTACACGCCGCTTTCCAAGCGTCAGGATCGGCCCGCTGCCATTCTGTGGCTGGTCAAGTTCCACCCCGAGCTTGCCGATTCGCAGATATCGAAACTGGTGGGCACGACCAAGCCGACCATCGCCTCGATTCGTGATCGGACGCATTGGAACATCCAGAATATCCAGCCCATCGACCCGGTGGCGTTGGGGCTTTGCCGCCAATCCGAGCTGGATACCGCCGTGCAAAAGGCTGCAAAACGCAAGGCCGCCGAAGGTGGTGCGATGACCGACGACGAACGTCGCAAGCTGCTTTCGACCGAAACCTCGCTTGCCATGTCGGATGAGCCTCGTTTGCCCAGCTCGATCGCCGGGCTGGAAAACTTCAGCCTCAGCAGGGATGAAGACAAGCCCGAACCGGAAGAGAAGCTGGATGCGGACAGTTTCTTCAACCTGCCCGATGCGGATGACGACGACGACGAAGAAGGCCGCTGA
- a CDS encoding ribonuclease T2 family protein, with protein sequence MRLLALIAALLLAPPTQAQDASGRFDYYVLSLSWSPTWCTAEGDASQARQCAAGRRTGFVVHGLWPQYERGWPEDCPTDARAPLRHETRGIADLMGSDGLAWYQWKKHGRCSGLSGQEYFALTREAADRIALPEALRQLNRDVMLPARVVEDAFIEANPDLTHDGITVTCRGHALQEVRICLTRDLEPRACAPDTRRDCTGSFLMAAPR encoded by the coding sequence ATGAGACTGCTTGCCCTGATTGCCGCCCTGCTTCTCGCCCCACCCACCCAGGCCCAGGATGCCTCGGGACGGTTCGACTATTACGTGCTGTCGCTGAGTTGGTCACCCACTTGGTGCACGGCCGAGGGTGATGCAAGCCAGGCCCGGCAGTGCGCGGCCGGCCGGCGTACCGGTTTTGTCGTTCACGGCCTCTGGCCGCAATACGAGCGCGGCTGGCCCGAGGATTGCCCAACCGATGCACGCGCACCCTTGCGCCACGAGACCCGCGGCATAGCGGATTTGATGGGTTCAGACGGGCTGGCATGGTATCAATGGAAGAAACATGGCCGCTGCTCGGGCCTGTCGGGACAGGAGTATTTCGCCCTGACCCGCGAAGCTGCCGATCGAATCGCGCTCCCCGAAGCGCTGCGTCAACTCAACCGCGACGTGATGCTACCCGCCAGGGTGGTGGAGGATGCCTTTATTGAAGCCAACCCGGACCTTACTCACGATGGCATAACCGTGACCTGCCGGGGCCACGCCCTGCAAGAGGTCCGCATCTGCCTGACCCGCGATCTGGAACCCCGCGCCTGCGCACCGGATACGCGACGTGATTGCACGGGCAGTTTCCTGATGGCCGCGCCCCGCTAG
- a CDS encoding Lrp/AsnC family transcriptional regulator, whose amino-acid sequence MELDATDRRILSVLQRDGRMTNADLANEVGLSPSACHRRVQRLEEAGVIRGYVALLDARKLERPTTVYVEITLSGQADELLEAFERAVRTIPDVLECHLMAGSADYLLKVVAQDTDDFARIHRQRLAKLPGVAQMHSSFSLRTVAFTTALPV is encoded by the coding sequence ATCGAGCTTGACGCGACGGATCGCCGCATTCTCTCCGTTTTGCAGCGCGATGGGCGCATGACCAATGCGGATCTGGCGAATGAGGTCGGGCTTTCACCCAGTGCCTGCCATCGCCGGGTTCAGCGGCTGGAAGAGGCGGGGGTGATTCGCGGCTATGTCGCGCTGCTGGACGCGCGCAAGCTGGAGCGCCCGACGACCGTCTATGTCGAGATTACCTTGTCAGGTCAGGCCGACGAACTGCTGGAGGCCTTTGAGCGCGCCGTGCGCACCATTCCCGATGTGTTGGAATGCCACCTGATGGCAGGTTCGGCGGATTATCTGCTGAAGGTCGTGGCCCAGGACACCGACGATTTCGCCCGCATCCACCGCCAGCGGCTGGCAAAACTGCCGGGGGTGGCGCAGATGCACTCCTCATTCTCGCTGCGCACGGTGGCTTTCACTACGGCGCTGCCGGTCTGA
- a CDS encoding GFA family protein: protein MARQHYIGTCQCGSIAYEVDADLDKTFTCNCSRCQRMGFVLTFVPMADFHLTSDGPVTEYLFNRQQIRHRFCPTCGVESYALGKGPDGVEMVAVNVNCLAGVNPRDLASQQVDGASY, encoded by the coding sequence ATGGCCCGACAGCATTACATTGGCACCTGCCAATGCGGCAGCATCGCATACGAGGTGGATGCCGATTTGGACAAGACCTTTACCTGCAACTGCTCGCGATGCCAGCGCATGGGCTTTGTGCTGACCTTCGTGCCCATGGCGGACTTTCACCTGACCAGCGACGGGCCGGTAACGGAATACCTGTTCAATCGACAACAGATCCGCCACCGCTTTTGCCCGACCTGCGGCGTTGAATCCTATGCCTTGGGCAAGGGGCCGGACGGGGTCGAGATGGTCGCGGTGAACGTGAATTGTCTCGCGGGCGTCAATCCGCGTGATCTGGCCAGCCAGCAGGTGGACGGGGCCAGCTATTAA
- a CDS encoding COQ9 family protein: protein MTDDRERLIEAALSHVIFEGMGEKAIAEGARDIGMDPALARVHLPRGGADLAAAFHRKGDAALREWLAAHPPEGRFRDRISSAVMHRIGLSNRELARAGAAILALPQNAALGARLIWETADAVWEGLGDRSEDVNWYSKRATLSAVYGATVLYWLGDDSPDAEETRRFLDRRIEGVMRFENLKDRVRALPGVTTLSGLATGWIRRPENRNLPGELRANTRAGTKGGDG, encoded by the coding sequence ATGACGGATGACCGTGAGCGGCTGATCGAGGCCGCCCTGTCCCATGTCATCTTCGAGGGTATGGGTGAAAAAGCCATTGCCGAGGGTGCGCGCGATATCGGCATGGACCCTGCGCTTGCCCGGGTTCATCTGCCGCGCGGCGGGGCGGATCTTGCCGCCGCCTTTCACCGCAAGGGTGATGCCGCGTTGCGTGAATGGCTGGCCGCGCATCCACCCGAGGGGCGGTTTCGCGATCGCATATCCTCGGCGGTGATGCATCGGATCGGGCTCAGCAACCGCGAACTCGCACGGGCGGGCGCGGCGATTCTGGCGCTGCCGCAGAACGCCGCTTTGGGCGCGCGGCTGATATGGGAAACGGCTGATGCGGTTTGGGAAGGACTCGGCGACCGCTCCGAGGACGTGAACTGGTATTCCAAACGCGCAACGCTTTCCGCTGTCTATGGTGCGACGGTGCTGTACTGGCTCGGCGACGATTCGCCCGATGCCGAAGAGACGCGCCGGTTCCTTGACCGCCGCATCGAAGGGGTGATGCGTTTCGAAAATCTCAAGGATCGGGTCAGGGCGCTTCCGGGGGTGACGACACTGAGCGGTCTCGCAACGGGCTGGATCAGGCGGCCGGAAAATCGCAATCTGCCCGGCGAGTTGCGCGCAAACACGCGCGCGGGAACCAAAGGAGGCGATGGGTGA
- the mscL gene encoding large conductance mechanosensitive channel protein MscL: MFKEFKEFIARGNVIDLAVGIIIGAAFTAIVNSLVADLINPIIGLLTGGTDFSGHYFVLKGEVPDGASLQVARDSGASVFAYGAFLSAVINFLIVAWAVFLLVKAVNRVQSAAIRKTEAEAEAPAGPTQEELLMQIRDELRARNA, translated from the coding sequence ATGTTCAAGGAGTTCAAGGAATTCATCGCCCGAGGCAATGTCATTGACCTTGCCGTCGGTATCATCATCGGCGCAGCCTTCACCGCAATCGTGAATTCGCTGGTCGCCGATCTGATCAACCCCATCATCGGGTTGCTGACCGGCGGCACGGATTTCAGCGGCCATTACTTCGTGCTGAAGGGCGAGGTTCCGGATGGCGCCAGCCTGCAGGTGGCGCGCGATTCCGGTGCATCGGTCTTTGCCTATGGCGCCTTCCTCTCGGCGGTCATCAACTTCCTGATCGTCGCATGGGCTGTGTTCCTGCTGGTCAAGGCGGTGAACAGGGTGCAAAGCGCAGCGATCCGCAAGACCGAGGCTGAGGCCGAGGCACCCGCAGGCCCCACGCAAGAGGAACTGCTGATGCAGATCCGCGACGAATTGCGTGCCCGCAACGCCTGA
- a CDS encoding DNA alkylation repair protein: MQELDQLKALGDAGKAVEMAAYHKADRSYLGVAVPVIDELARGWRAGLDVPERVDLARRLWDSDVHEARIAAAKLLTQARIRPDEAAWRLIASWVPQFDSWAIADHAMKAGERRLRAVPERLDEVELWLEDPSFWVRRAALVGTLPWTHIRNPKPQDLQQRERILSWLVRLADDREWFVQKAIGWWLRELSKHDPQCVRDWLMAHGVRLKPFARREAGRWLPENRKDPGAGADQLP; encoded by the coding sequence ATGCAGGAACTGGATCAGCTTAAAGCCTTGGGTGATGCCGGCAAAGCGGTAGAAATGGCGGCCTATCATAAGGCTGACCGTTCCTATTTGGGTGTGGCGGTGCCGGTGATCGACGAACTTGCGCGCGGCTGGCGGGCCGGGCTGGATGTGCCCGAACGGGTGGATCTGGCGCGACGGCTATGGGACAGCGATGTGCATGAGGCCCGGATTGCCGCGGCAAAGCTGCTTACCCAGGCACGCATACGGCCGGATGAGGCGGCATGGCGGCTGATCGCATCCTGGGTGCCACAATTCGATAGCTGGGCGATTGCAGATCACGCCATGAAGGCGGGTGAGCGGCGTCTGCGGGCCGTGCCCGAGCGGCTGGACGAGGTTGAGCTATGGCTGGAGGATCCCAGTTTCTGGGTGCGCCGCGCCGCGCTGGTGGGAACCCTGCCGTGGACGCATATCCGCAATCCCAAGCCGCAGGATCTGCAGCAGCGCGAGCGGATATTGTCCTGGCTTGTTCGGCTGGCCGACGACCGCGAATGGTTCGTTCAAAAGGCTATCGGTTGGTGGTTGCGTGAATTGTCCAAGCATGACCCGCAGTGTGTGCGTGATTGGTTGATGGCACATGGCGTGCGGCTGAAACCCTTTGCCCGGCGCGAGGCGGGGCGCTGGTTGCCGGAGAATAGGAAGGATCCGGGCGCTGGGGCAGATCAGCTTCCATAG
- a CDS encoding FMN-binding negative transcriptional regulator, producing the protein MYIPPHFQEIDQAEIASIIEHSPLACIVAQTSEGLIANHVPLLAAPDGTLIGHVALANDMHRLILNGQEVMAIFRSDDAYVSPNFYPTKPEHHRHVPTWNYQVVHVHGGIHFQHDTHAKRAAVGLLTRIHERRINGKAAWRMADAPADYMEQMLGGIVAFKIDVSRTLAKSKLSQNREERDYLGAISGLRSTGHGALADRMEYRLSKPE; encoded by the coding sequence ATGTATATCCCTCCGCACTTTCAGGAAATCGACCAGGCTGAGATCGCGTCCATCATCGAACACTCGCCACTGGCATGTATCGTGGCCCAAACCTCCGAAGGTCTGATTGCCAATCATGTCCCGTTACTTGCCGCACCGGACGGAACGTTGATCGGCCATGTGGCACTGGCCAACGACATGCACCGCCTGATCCTGAACGGCCAAGAGGTGATGGCGATCTTTCGCAGCGATGACGCCTATGTCTCGCCAAACTTCTATCCCACCAAGCCCGAGCATCACCGGCACGTCCCGACGTGGAACTATCAGGTTGTCCACGTCCACGGCGGCATCCACTTTCAGCATGACACCCACGCCAAACGTGCGGCGGTCGGTCTGCTGACACGCATCCATGAGCGGCGGATAAACGGAAAGGCGGCGTGGCGGATGGCGGACGCGCCCGCCGACTATATGGAGCAGATGCTGGGCGGCATCGTCGCCTTCAAGATCGATGTCAGCCGGACGCTCGCAAAATCTAAGTTGAGCCAAAACCGCGAGGAACGCGACTATCTCGGCGCCATTTCCGGCCTTCGCTCTACCGGGCACGGGGCCTTGGCGGATCGGATGGAGTACCGTCTCTCCAAACCGGAGTGA
- a CDS encoding NAD(P)H-quinone oxidoreductase → MQAVEISSPGGAEVLRPVTRPVPVAGHGQILIHIAWAGVNRPDVLQRAGSYAPPPGASDLPGLECAGVVAGVGPGVTRWKPGDRVCALLPGGGYAEYATCAAEHALPIPEGLSLRVAAALPETAFTVWSNVVMRGGLQSGERFLVHGGSSGIGTMAIQIARALGARVWATAGSAEKCASCEKLGAIAINYRNEDFVAVLRKAGGADLILDMVGGDYIGRNIRCLADDGRLAMIAFLAGPKAEINFAQIMTRRLSVTGSTLRPQSDRAKARIARELYERLWPLVEAGAVRPLIDSIFPLGQAADAHRRMEGSAHIGKILLQVSAEN, encoded by the coding sequence ATGCAGGCGGTCGAGATTTCCTCTCCAGGCGGAGCTGAGGTCCTGCGGCCAGTGACGCGGCCCGTGCCGGTGGCCGGACATGGTCAGATCCTGATCCATATTGCCTGGGCCGGGGTGAACCGCCCCGACGTGCTGCAGCGCGCGGGTTCTTATGCGCCGCCTCCGGGTGCCTCGGACCTGCCGGGGCTGGAATGCGCCGGCGTGGTGGCGGGGGTGGGGCCTGGTGTGACGCGCTGGAAGCCCGGCGATCGGGTTTGCGCGTTGCTGCCTGGCGGCGGTTATGCGGAATATGCGACCTGCGCGGCAGAGCACGCCTTGCCGATTCCCGAGGGGCTATCCTTGCGCGTGGCCGCGGCATTGCCCGAAACCGCCTTTACGGTCTGGTCCAATGTGGTGATGCGCGGTGGGCTGCAATCTGGTGAGCGTTTTCTTGTTCATGGCGGCTCGTCTGGTATCGGCACGATGGCGATCCAAATCGCCCGCGCGCTGGGGGCGCGAGTTTGGGCTACGGCCGGTTCGGCAGAGAAATGCGCTTCCTGCGAAAAGCTGGGTGCAATCGCGATCAATTATCGTAACGAGGATTTCGTCGCCGTGCTGCGTAAAGCAGGCGGTGCCGACCTCATTCTGGACATGGTGGGCGGCGACTATATCGGCCGCAACATCAGATGCTTGGCGGATGATGGGCGGCTGGCGATGATCGCCTTCCTGGCCGGTCCCAAGGCCGAGATCAATTTTGCCCAGATCATGACGCGCCGTCTATCGGTGACGGGCTCGACCCTGCGCCCGCAATCCGACCGGGCAAAGGCGCGCATCGCCCGGGAATTGTACGAGCGGCTCTGGCCGCTGGTCGAGGCGGGGGCGGTACGTCCGCTGATCGATAGCATATTCCCGCTTGGCCAGGCGGCCGATGCACATCGCCGCATGGAGGGCAGTGCCCATATCGGCAAGATCCTGTTGCAGGTTTCGGCCGAAAATTGA
- a CDS encoding NAD-dependent succinate-semialdehyde dehydrogenase: MNKHATDLKMLLKDPSLLQTRAYVAGEWIDADDGKTFSVVNPARGDIIAEVADLSRAEVKRAIAAAAQAMKGWTARTAKERAQVMRKWFDLMMENQDDLGKILTAEMGKPLPEAKGEIAYGASFIEWFGEEAKRIYGETIPGHLPDKRLTVIRQPIGVVGSITPWNFPNAMITRKCGPAIAAGCGFVGRPAAETPLSALALAVLAERAGIPKGLFSIVTSSRSSDIGKEFCENPLIRKLTFTGSTEVGRILLRQAADQVLKCSMELGGNAPFIVFDDADLDAAVEGAMASKFRNNGQTCVCANRIYVQAGVYEEFAKKLAAAVDKLQVGDGLEEGVTTGPLINQDAVEKVQEHIQDAVQGGATVVTGGKARDGLFFDPTVVTGITDKMKVATEETFGPLAPLFKFDTEDEAVERANATIFGLASYFYARDIGRITRVQEALEYGIVGVNTGIISTEVAPFGGVKQSGLGREGSRHGIEDYLEMKYICLSI, encoded by the coding sequence ATGAACAAGCATGCCACCGACTTGAAGATGTTGCTGAAAGACCCCTCGCTGTTGCAGACCCGTGCCTATGTCGCCGGCGAATGGATAGACGCCGATGACGGCAAGACCTTTTCGGTGGTGAACCCTGCGCGGGGCGACATCATCGCCGAGGTGGCGGACCTGTCCCGCGCCGAGGTCAAACGCGCCATTGCAGCAGCAGCACAGGCGATGAAGGGTTGGACCGCCCGCACTGCCAAGGAGCGCGCACAGGTCATGCGCAAATGGTTCGACTTGATGATGGAAAACCAGGACGATCTGGGCAAGATCCTGACAGCCGAGATGGGCAAGCCGCTGCCCGAAGCCAAGGGCGAGATCGCCTATGGCGCCAGCTTCATCGAATGGTTCGGCGAAGAGGCCAAGCGCATCTATGGCGAAACGATCCCCGGCCACCTGCCCGACAAAAGGCTGACGGTGATCCGCCAGCCCATCGGTGTGGTCGGATCGATCACGCCCTGGAACTTCCCCAATGCGATGATTACGCGCAAATGCGGGCCAGCCATCGCCGCGGGCTGTGGCTTTGTCGGCCGCCCCGCCGCTGAAACACCACTCTCCGCATTGGCTCTTGCCGTATTGGCCGAGCGCGCCGGCATCCCAAAGGGACTATTCAGCATCGTGACCTCGTCGCGTTCGTCGGATATCGGCAAGGAATTCTGCGAAAACCCGCTGATCCGCAAACTTACCTTTACCGGCTCGACCGAGGTGGGCCGCATCCTTTTGCGTCAGGCCGCCGATCAGGTGCTGAAATGCTCAATGGAACTGGGCGGCAATGCGCCCTTCATCGTCTTTGACGACGCAGATCTGGATGCGGCGGTCGAGGGTGCCATGGCCTCGAAATTCCGCAACAACGGCCAGACCTGTGTTTGTGCCAACCGCATCTATGTGCAAGCCGGCGTCTACGAAGAGTTTGCGAAAAAACTGGCGGCAGCGGTGGACAAGCTGCAAGTCGGAGACGGGCTCGAGGAAGGCGTCACCACCGGCCCCCTGATCAACCAAGACGCGGTCGAGAAGGTGCAGGAGCACATTCAGGACGCGGTCCAGGGCGGCGCCACCGTTGTCACCGGCGGCAAAGCGCGCGACGGGCTCTTTTTCGACCCGACCGTCGTCACCGGCATTACCGACAAGATGAAGGTAGCGACCGAAGAAACCTTCGGTCCACTTGCCCCGCTTTTCAAATTCGACACAGAAGACGAGGCGGTCGAACGCGCCAACGCGACGATCTTCGGCCTCGCCTCGTATTTCTATGCCCGCGACATCGGCCGCATCACCCGGGTGCAAGAGGCGCTGGAATACGGCATTGTCGGCGTGAACACCGGCATTATCTCGACCGAGGTCGCGCCCTTCGGCGGCGTCAAGCAGTCCGGTCTGGGCCGCGAAGGTTCGCGCCACGGCATCGAGGATTATCTGGAAATGAAATACATCTGCCTGTCGATCTGA
- the moaA gene encoding GTP 3',8-cyclase MoaA, which translates to MDVHAPLIDPFARPITYLRVSVTDRCDFRCTYCMAEHMQFLPKRDLLTLEELDRLCSAFVGLGVRKLRVTGGEPLVRRNIMEFFRAMSRHLGAGLDELTLTTNGSQLARFASELVDCGVRRVNISLDTLDEGRFAQITRWGRLPQVLQGIEAAKAAGMRVKINTVALKGFNEDELFPLIDWCADQGHDLTFIEVMPMGEMGEDERLDQYWALSDLRTRLAERFTLTPLAERTGGPARYVRLEETGQKIGFITPLTHNFCESCNRVRITCTGELFMCLGQEDRADLRSPLRGSLGDAPLRAAIRDAIGRKPKGHDFDYSRRHVAGQVSRFMSHTGG; encoded by the coding sequence ATGGACGTGCATGCCCCATTGATAGACCCATTCGCCAGACCGATCACCTACCTGCGGGTGTCGGTGACGGATCGATGCGATTTCCGCTGCACCTATTGCATGGCAGAGCACATGCAATTCCTGCCAAAGCGTGACTTGCTGACCTTGGAAGAGCTGGATCGGCTCTGCTCCGCCTTTGTCGGGCTGGGTGTGCGCAAGCTGCGGGTCACGGGCGGCGAGCCGCTGGTCCGGCGCAATATCATGGAGTTTTTTCGCGCCATGTCGCGCCATCTGGGCGCCGGGCTGGACGAGCTGACGCTGACCACCAACGGCAGCCAATTGGCCCGCTTTGCCTCTGAACTGGTGGACTGCGGTGTAAGGCGGGTGAATATCTCGCTGGATACGCTGGATGAGGGTCGGTTTGCGCAAATCACCCGCTGGGGCAGATTGCCGCAGGTGTTGCAGGGGATCGAGGCTGCGAAGGCCGCCGGTATGCGGGTCAAGATCAACACCGTCGCGCTCAAGGGCTTTAACGAGGATGAACTGTTCCCCCTGATCGACTGGTGTGCGGATCAGGGCCACGATCTGACCTTTATCGAGGTCATGCCCATGGGCGAGATGGGCGAGGACGAAAGGCTGGACCAATATTGGGCGCTTTCCGACCTTCGTACCCGGTTGGCGGAACGATTCACCCTGACGCCCTTGGCCGAGCGCACTGGTGGGCCGGCGCGCTATGTCCGTCTTGAGGAAACCGGTCAGAAGATCGGCTTCATCACCCCGCTGACGCATAATTTCTGCGAAAGCTGCAACCGGGTGCGCATCACCTGCACGGGCGAATTGTTCATGTGCCTTGGGCAGGAGGATCGTGCCGACCTGCGTAGCCCCTTGCGGGGCAGTCTGGGCGATGCACCTTTGCGCGCCGCCATCCGCGATGCCATCGGCCGCAAGCCCAAAGGCCATGATTTCGACTACTCCCGACGTCATGTCGCCGGGCAGGTCAGCCGTTTCATGAGCCATACCGGCGGTTAA